A window from Bos indicus isolate NIAB-ARS_2022 breed Sahiwal x Tharparkar chromosome 1, NIAB-ARS_B.indTharparkar_mat_pri_1.0, whole genome shotgun sequence encodes these proteins:
- the LOC109560558 gene encoding keratin-associated protein 10-8-like, which produces MASSALSVCSSDLSYSSRVCLPGSCDSCTGSSWQVDDCPESCCEPPGCAPSCCAPAPHLTLLCAPVSCESSPCCQPACSSSCPALCCQQSSCQPSCCTSSPCQQACCEPVCCRPVCCTPVCCEASPCSTSSCCQQSSCQPSCCTSSPCQQACCEPVCCRPVCSTPVCCEPVCCTPVCCTPVCCRPPNCCRPASSVSLLCRPACRPACCVPTSSCQPSCCRPASSVSLLCRPACSRLACCVPASAPELCC; this is translated from the exons ATGGCTTCTTCTGCCTTGTCTGTCTGCTCCAGTGACCTGAGCTACAGCAGCCGGGTCTGCCTGCCCGggtcctgtgactcctgcaccGGCTCCTCCTGGCAGGTGGATGACTGTCCAGAGAGCTGCTGCGAGCCCCCCGGCTGTGCCCCCAGCTGCTGTGCTCCAGCCCCCCACCTGACCCTCCTCTGCGCCCCAGTGAGCTGCGAGTCCAGCCCCTGCTGCCAGCCAGCCTGCAGCAGCTCCTGCCCAGCCTTGTGCTGCCAGCAATCTAGCTGCCAGCCCTCCTGCTGCACCTCCTCCCCCTGCCAGCAGGCCTGCTGTGAGCCCGTCTGCTGCAGGCCTGTCTGCTGCACACCTGTCTGCTGTGAGGCCTCCCCCTGTTCTACCTCCTCATGTTGCCAGCAGTCTAGCTGCCAGCCCTCCTGCTGCACCTCCTCCCCCTGCCAGCAGGCCTGCTGTGAGCCCGTCTGCTGCAGGCCCGTCTGCTCTACCCCTGTCTGCTGTGAGCCCGTCTGCTGCACACCTGTCTGCTGCACACCTGTCTGCTGCAGACCG CCCAACTGCTGCCGCCCGGCCTCCTCCGTGTCCCTCCTCTGCCGCCCCGCGTGCCGCCCCGCCTGCTGtgtccccacctcctcctgccaGCCCAGCTGCTGCCGCCCGGCCTCCTCTGTGTCCCTGCTCTGCAGGCCTGCATGCTCCCGCCTGGCCTGCTGCGTCCCTGCCTCAGCCCCGGAGCTCTGCTGCTGA